In Plasmodium coatneyi strain Hackeri chromosome 3, complete sequence, a genomic segment contains:
- a CDS encoding Protein kinase: MYFCRRGDMPQHVENTYTNQFKVERQEVSGVNWTRPPYCADRVSQRNLAGRNPPHFKRTNLREDNSYVNANNQRDNNSPNMGQKNAKANNEGIFHLSNDAYNSRYSSNLPYNHTGEMNPRNYNFSNIKIVEDEENYSCSMNPMSNVVGGKMGNHPNGSTLDHRKFQLKGDDMGADQIRSHQDYARVNRENWGIGMEHHKGNAPGPYHHMFNNDLNFLTPNRVSNPETQSPNVSNNPGNPHQYKQGNKMVDAKYEQLKNKWEQPSSYLYGNHAPPGGATQKNKADLYDNAGKTNNPPYGTHFNMNTLYSNFNNNANQWKDMTVRPFLNRDRMTYEEYEGGGNYHDNHLGGQHNAPTFGKNKPPDIDDIIKKYTAKEKEEENFKFNWGHAKNEVTGGEVFKGGNKHMNTNDGYARNYLPSEDRTGNHAGSSPSYSPQHNVLYGFNQNGGYPPNNAGNGTNVANVANVANVTNVTNGGSAPLLYPNFSSLRNKEKDEEEKKREKKINLLKNIIVTNPNPKYNFSFSDDLFESLPAHENNYLNTSSLADFNHAPQGQNDILGEGLQNRLSAHNNAYEDFYTPEKLNETPAITNRHHFKSEIAPVDEDCYADMFGLDRRGGDRVGMDRFGGDHLGGHKYGVDSFPRDNQPQDMRRNDENSQNEIPKWESNRNSNYPLRDRDKNGIKLYEENFKQRGGTPLGAFTNNTRLHTMTDLHPNRENKPPPLIDMMENRASNYLGEKTFGRQIDQYGKMGQGQLDYIRKFENNTPHVSENVFRTNDGGGRNESARHYGGANQHGGAAQHGDATQHGGTPHRGDAFSNINSVNIFKTHAKSGNHYEEGSLLSKNPMNEASKQTNRYLHEDATKPSNNLFNMENIFQSEKRNGLLNEVDKSPFVRNEGSSHRYMFERERNPQLDLSIRENKNFTYRDDKDMIRRPYFDKTGRTLFEPYDDPTLRTRQYDQFNSHLNIHLGNKWDAKKGGNNRDAFIERDNFRNNVEHRRDDDNVGAICMNKNDKDKNNDNDKDGLFPKSNFHFLGEKRNSTNFGEATTPTGKIPTRDEPTKEHINHNSPYNAQSRVSNPPNSLFSNYHSAVKNNPMHDNPTGVTSNQHWLGGALHNFTTKQQNDSAIATGHKHLRRTKSYLDNEQDENKTASNMLKQINPPSWKYEASQHVVMPNSNLNFQTNFNQIDNDAKKNIIGGNRDCESGVLNGGANWGGNHNNFGTTDAKAFLGILNEEQSRYSNLLNTVGRYTPRDGTAHGGTIHDGMIRDAHNPLSNYTNKKPFNPSGTHNFSFAKQPLQKQLPPLPFKHLGKQANPEGAGQTKLKALEGIGRLKLGEAGSSNNQLASNNHLASNNHLASNHNLGRFNRGHLANEPHAPHSGNGNLLKNSLAPFREKNNPYLGSLAELTPFDRYGDGKDGLHRRGELFHHKNDAKDCALKNGNVKFSGYLSGYPEQSLFHNEKNAPISMVNRNGRSKYIHGEDLDNHLGGEPLSGKLLGGNPFLNKEKEDAPKGKWLSQENLNLSLLPDKGDRGIRNFNYDRDRRISLSNNISMLLERISNNSDRKTGMNDFPTKHRSSESSNLCVNMVNTINTVNTVNTVNYNDNLNIDTQQFVISDHHVCNFGLWTLYRCKLRHDKGSFLVSIVDSFYLNRGDSNDTVANNILFHKRLRHINILSYEGKTADKNKLYLLFEHVHGNVLKSQSAPLEENIIASYAYQIVDLLEYMHANFIFFHGLLSNIIILQKNTREELLQILHERNKNVNKCFDIYKHGIVKVFNFDFANMDATEKDYQFDFLCLAVLIYEMCTKYNTYYSSKFEDITERIYNTDFFFPHFVSFELKNFCYELCSKRRHCFSDLKNHAWFQKNLNF; encoded by the exons atgtatttttgcAGAAGAGGAGATATGCCTCAGCATGTGGAAAACACTTACACTAATCAGTTCAAAGTCGAGCGTCAGGAGGTTAGTGGGGTTAATTGGACTCGTCCCCCCTACTGCGCTGATCGCGTTAGCCAGCGAAACCTGGCAGGACGAAACCCACCCCATTTTAAAAGAACAAACCTTCGTGAAGACAACTCCTACGTAAATGCAAACAACCAACGGGACAACAACTCGCCAAACATGGGGCAAAAGAACGCAAAAGCAAACAACGAAGGAATTTTTCACCTCAGTAACGATGCATATAATAGCAGGTACAGTAGTAACCTCCCCTACAATCATACCGGTGAAATGAACCCAAGAAATTACAACTTTAGCAATATTAAAATCGtggaggatgaagaaaacTACAGTTGCAGCATGAACCCCATGAGCAATGTCGTTGGTGGGAAAATGGGAAACCATCCTAACGGCAGTACCCTAGACCATCGAAAGTTCCAACTCAAAGGTGATGATATGGGTGCAGACCAGATAAGGTCCCACCAGGACTACGCCAGAGTGAATAGGGAAAATTGGGGAATCGGAATGGAGCACCATAAAGGCAACGCCCCCGGGCCCTACCACCACATGTTCAATAACGACCTGAACTTCCTGACCCCAAATAGGGTTAGCAATCCGGAGACGCAAAGTCCAAATGTAAGTAACAACCCGGGCAACCCTCACCAGTACAAACAAGGCAATAAAATGGTAGATGCTAAATATGAGCAGCTCAAGAACAAATGGGAACAACCCTCCAGTTATCTTTACGGGAACCATGCTCCACCAGGAGGGGCCACTCAGAAGAATAAAGCCGACCTGTATGACAACGCAGGGAAGACGAACAATCCACCATATGGAACCCACTTTAACATGAACACTCTCTATAGCAACTTTAACAACAATGCGAATCAGTGGAAGGACATGACGGTGCGTCCCTTCCTCAACAGGGATAGAATGACCTATGAGGAATATGAAGGCGGAGGTAACTACCACGATAATCACTTAGGCGGTCAACACAACGCACCCACCTTTGGGAAGAATAAACCACCAGACATCGACgatattattaaaaagtatacggcgaaggaaaaagaggaagagaattTTAAATTCAATTGGGGTcacgcaaaaaatgaagtgacAGGGGGGGAAGTCTTCAAAGGCGGCAACAAGCATATGAACACGAACGATGGCTACGCCAGGAACTACCTCCCTAGTGAGGACAGAACTGGTAACCACGCGGGTTCCAGCCCTAGTTACTCTCCCCAACATAATGTGCTCTATGGCTTCAATCAGAACGGGGGCTACCCTCCCAACAACGCTGGCAACGGTACCAATGTTGCAAATGTGGCCAATGTGGCAAATGTGACAAATGTGACAAATGGCGGGAGTGCCCCCCTACTGTACCCCAACTTCTCCTCCCTacggaataaggaaaaggacgaggaagaaaaaaaaagagaaaaaaaaatcaacctTTTGAAAAACATAATCGTAACGAACCCAAACCCAAAGTACAATTTTAGCTTCAGTGACGACCTGTTCGAAAGTCTTCCAGCACATGAAAATAATTACCTGAATACGAGTTCCCTTGCCGACTTTAACCATGCACCCCAAGGGCAGAACGACATACTCGGGGAAGGCCTGCAAAACAGGCTAAGTGCACACAACAATGCGTATGAAGATTTTTACACACCGGAAAAGCTGAATGAGACGCCCGCCATAACGAACAGACACCACTTCAAGAGCGAAATCGCCCCGGTGGACGAAGATTGTTATGCAGACATGTTTGGACTGGACCGCCGGGGGGGGGATCGCGTCGGAATGGATCGCTTCGGGGGGGACCACCTTGGAGGACATAAATATGGAGTGGATAGCTTCCCACGGGACAACCAACCGCAGGACATGAGGCGCAACGACGAGAACAGCCAGAACGAAATTCCCAAATGGGAATCAAATAGAAATTCCAACTACCCATTAAGGGATAGAGATAAAAACGGTATAAAGTTGTATGAAGAAAACTTCAAGCAAAGAGGAGGCACCCCCCTTGGCGCTTTTACGAATAATACCAGGCTTCACACCATGACGGATTTACACCCCAACCGGGAGAATAAGCCTCCTCCGTTGATAGACATGATGGAAAATAGAGCTTCTAACTACTTGGGTGAGAAAACCTTTGGCAGACAAATCGACCAGTATGGAAAAATGGGCCAAGGTCAGTTGGATTATATCAGGAAGTTTGAAAATAACACTCCCCACGTGAGTGAGAATGTGTTTAGAACGAACGacggagggggaaggaacgaGTCGGCAAGACATTACGGTGGTGCTAATCAACATGGGGGCGCTGCCCAACATGGTGACGCTACGCAACATGGTGGTACCCCCCACAGAGGAGACGCCTTCTCCAACATTAACAGTGTGAACATTTTCAAAACGCACGCCAAGAGTGGCAACCACTACGAGGAGGGATCTCTGCTCAGTAAGAACCCAATGAACGAGGCGTCCAAACAAACGAACAGGTACCTCCACGAAGATGCAACAAAACCCAGCAACAACCTTTTCAacatggaaaatattttccaatcGGAGAAGAGAAATGGCCTGCTTAACGAAGTTGATAAATCCCCCTTTGTGAGAAATGAGGGTTCTTCTCATAGGTACATGTTTGAAAGAGAGAGGAATCCCCAGCTTGATCTGTCCATtcgtgaaaataaaaacttcaCCTATAGGGACGACAAAGACATGATTCGTCGCCCCTACTTTGATAAAACTGGGAGAACCTTGTTTGAGCCCTACGATGACCCAACGTTGAGGACGCGGCAGTATGATCAGTTTAATTCGCACTTGAATATTCACTTGGGTAACAAATGGGATGcgaagaaaggggggaataaTCGGGACGCTTTCATAGAGAGAGATAACTTTAGGAATAACGTGGAACACCGCCGGGACGACGATAATGTGGGCGCCATCTGCATGAACAAGAACGATAAGGATAAGAATAACGATAACGATAAGGATGGTTTGTTTCCCAAGTCGAACTTCCACTTCTTGGGTGAGAAGAGGAACTCCACCAACTTTGGTGAAGCCACCACTCCAACGGGGAAAATACCCACCCGTGATGAACCCACGAAGGAACACATAAATCACAATTCCCCTTACAACGCACAAAGCAGGGTAAGCAACCCCCCCAACTCTTTATTTAGCAATTACCATTCGGCTGTTAAAAACAACCCCATGCATGACAACCCCACGGGTGTTACTTCGAATCAACATTGGCTAGGAGGAGCATTGCACAACTTTACTACCAAGCAACAAAACGACAGTGCCATCGCAACAGGGCACAAGCACCTTAGAAGGACAAAGTCTTACCTGGACAATGAGCAGGACGAAAACAAAACGGCTTCGAATATGCTCAAGCAGATTAATCCCCCGTCGTGGAAGTATGAAGCTAGCCAACATGTAGTCATGCCAAATTCGAACCTAAATTTTCAAACAAACTTCAACCAGATAGACAACGATGCGAAGAAAAACATCATCGGTGGGAACAGAGATTGTGAGAGTGGTGTGCTGAATGGAGGTGCCAACTGGGGGGGAAACCACAATAACTTCGGAACTACCGACGCGAAGGCTTTTCTGGGAATACTGAACGAGGAACAGAGCAGGTACTCCAATTTGTTGAACACCGTGGGGAGGTACACCCCGAGGGATGGCACGGCACATGGTGGCACGATACATGATGGCATGATACGTGATGCACACAACCCCCTATCCAACTACACAAACAAAAAGCCCTTCAATCCAAGCGGCACGCACAACTTCAGCTTCGCCAAGCAGCCCCTGCAGAAGCAACTTCCCCCGCTGCCTTTTAAACACTTGGGGAAGCAGGCCAACCCGGAGGGGGCGGGCCAGACAAAGTTGAAGGCGCTCGAAGGTATTGGTAGGTTGAAGCTGGGCGAGGCGGGGAGCAGCAACAACCAACTGGCAAGCAACAATCATTTGGCAAGCAACAATCATTTGGCAAGCAACCACAATTTGGGCAGATTCAACCGCGGCCATCTGGCTAACGAGCCGCACGCCCCCCACAGTGGTAATGGCAACCTCCTGAAGAACAGTCTAGCCCCGTTCAGGGAGAAGAACAACCCATATCTGGGCAGCCTCGCCGAACTAACTCCCTTCGATAGATACGGTGACGGCAAGGATGGGCTACACAGGAGGGGTGAGCTCTTCCACCATAAAAATGATGCGAAAGATTGTGCGctgaaaaatgggaacgtCAAATTTAGTGGCTACCTTAGTGGCTACCCCGAGCAGTCCCTCTTCcataatgagaaaaatgcacCGATCAGTATGGTCAAtagaaatggaaggagcaaGTACATCCACGGGGAGGATTTAGACAATCATTTAGGGGGAGAACCACTTAGTGGAAAACTGCTTGGTGGAAACCCCTTCCTGaacaaggagaaggaagacgCCCCGAAGGGTAAATGGCTGAGCCAAGAAAATTTGAACCTTAGCTTGCTCCCAGATAAGGGCGACAGGGGAATTAGGAACTTCAATTACGATAGGGACAGACGCATATCTCTGAGCAATAACATTTCGATGCTGTTAGAAAGGATAAGTAACAACTCGGATAGGAAGACTGGCATGAATGACTTCCCTACGAAGCACAGAAGTAGCGAAAGCTCCAACCTCTGCGTCAACATGGTCAACACGATCAACACGGTTAACACAGTAAACACAGTAAACTACAACGACAATCTAAACATAGACACACAGCAGTTTGTAATTTCCGACCACCATGTGTGCAACTTTGGCCTGTGGACATTATACAGATGCAAGTTAAGACACGATAAGGGCTCCTTCCTTGTGAGCATCGTAGACTcgttttacctgaacagggGGGATAGCAATGACACGGTAGCCAacaatattctgttccacaAAAGGCTTAGACATATAAACATTTTATCCTATGAAGGGAAGACAGCTGATAAGAACAAACTGTATTTACTGTTTGAGCACGTTCATGGGAATGTCTTAAAATCTCAAAGCGCGCCCCTTGAGGAAAATATCATCGCTTCATACGCGTACCAAATTGTGGACCTTCTTGAATACATGCACGCCAACTTTATCTTCTTCCACG GCCTGCTGTCCAACATAATCATCCTGCAGAAGAACACCCGGGAGGAGCTGCTGCAAATTCTGCACGAGCGGAACAAAAACGTGAACAAGTGCTTCGACATCTACAAGCACGGCATCGTCAAGGTTTTCAACTTTGACTTCGCGAACATGGACGCAA CCGAGAAGGACTACCAGTTTGACTTCCTCTGTCTAGCTGTGCTCATATATGAGATGTGCACCAAATACAACACCTACTATTCGAGCAAATTT GAAGACATAACCGAACGGATATACAACAccgacttttttttcccgcactTTGTCTCCTTCGAGTTGAAGAACTTTTGTTACGAA CTGTGCTCGAAAAGAAGACACTGCTTTAGTGACCTCAAGAATCACGCGTggtttcaaaaaaatttgaatttttaa
- a CDS encoding 3-demethylubiquinone-9 3-methyltransferase-like protein gives MQHLLGGLKPSGGKAAHVGKAFLHRQQRNKTFDERERSFFDQMHSEWWNDKRKDKRTWCDVLCKVAGANTYSLHDYNKHRFNFICKNYEFLFFEKMKEGGKGENEKKEDITINVLDVGCGGGILCEYMRKNFSYFFLKSDITGRGSGCSYVPGRKVHINIDGIDVSSKLIDVARRRQQAEGADYTGMSHSPEEVPPHIGNRTGHMNHRSSDQESNWKNSQTENTPWNSSDVHIKQRYYNCDITDLTEWSKKEGKKYNVIVSSEVIEHVPNGKKEEYVRCISQLCSPEALVVFTTIDKNLLSYFYSIVLAEYVTGMVKKGTHHYDQFIGSDELSELCALFDLQNVSTEHAVYIPFVRDYFRTRWLKLLYLSAFVYRGGATEC, from the exons ATGCAGCACCTACTAGGGGGGCTTAAACCCAGTGGGGGGAAAGCTGCACATGTAGGGAAGGCATTTCTGCACAGGCAGCAGCGGAACAAAACCTTCGACGAGAGAGAACGGTCCTTCTTCGACCAGATGCACAGCGAATGGTGGAATGATAAACGGAAAGACAAGCGAACATGGTGTGACGTACTTTGCAAAGTTGCAGGGGCAAACACCTACAGCCTTCACGACTATAACAAGCACAGGTTCAACTTTATCTGCAAGAATTatgaattcctttttttcgagaaaatgaaagaaggggggaaaggggaaaatgaaaaaaaggaagacattACGATAAATGTTCTGGATGTGGGTTGTGGCGGAGGGATACTATGCGAATACATGCGGAAGaacttttcctatttttttctcaagaGTGATATAACAGGACGAGGTTCAGGGTGCAGTTACGTGCCCGGGAGGAAGGTTCATATAAACATCGACGGGATTGATGTGTCCAGTAAGCTGATAGATGTGGCACGCAGGAGACAGCAGGCCGAGGGGGCAGACTACACAGGGATGAGTCATTCCCCCGAGGAAGTTCCTCCACATATAGGCAACAGAACAGGACACATGAACCACAGGTCATCCGATCAAGAATCGAACTGGAAGAATAGCCAAACAGAGAACACCCCATGGAACAGCTCagatgtgcacataaaacaGAGGTACTATAACTGTGACATAACTGACCTAACAGAGTGGAGtaagaaggagggaaaaaaatataacgtCATCGTTTCGTCCGAAGTGATTGAGCATGTGCCTaatgggaagaaggaggagtacGTTAGGTGCATTAGTCAGTTATGTTCCCCCGAAGCTCTGGTTGTCTTTACAACGATCGACAAGAATTTGCTCTCCTATTTTTACTCTATTGTGCTGGCTGAGTATGTCACCGGGATGGTGAAAAAG GGCACACACCACTACGACCAGTTTATCGGATCAGACGAGCTGAGTGAGCTCTGCGCCCTTTTCGATTTACAGAACGTGAGCACGGAACATGCGGTATACATCCCCTTTGTACGAGATTACTTTCGCACTCGTTGGCTGAAGTTGCTTTATTTGTCCGCCTTCGTTTATCGGGGGGGAGCCACGGAATGCTGA